One segment of Mangifera indica cultivar Alphonso unplaced genomic scaffold, CATAS_Mindica_2.1 Un_0042, whole genome shotgun sequence DNA contains the following:
- the LOC123206606 gene encoding B2 protein-like, with the protein MMNNIFGSSIWQPLDLACTDEHPTWWNVAASLSSDIIQLRMIQGKDDHDHEDIENNNDRHKKLCFNNIPLRNLSVKLQYHQPAADHKWYKTLPPGEMLPRNETLGGYIFVCNNETMQEDLRRQLFGLPQKYKDSVRAITPGLPLFLYNYTAHQLHGVFQAVSFGGSNIDPTAWEDKKCRGESRFPAQIGLRPHEKAYEAS; encoded by the exons ATGATGAATAACATCTTCGGGAGCTCGATATGGCAACCGCTGGATTTAGCCTGCACGGACGAGCACCCAACATGGTGGAACGTTGCGGCAAGCCTTTCATCTGACATCATCCAATTGAGAATGATCCAAGGAAAGGATGATCATGATCATGAGGATATCGAAAACAACAATGACCGCCACAAAAAGCTTTGTTTCAATAATATTCCATTGAGGAATCTATCAGTGAAGCTGCAATATCATCAGCCTGCTGCTGACCATAAATGGTACAAAACTCTTCCTCCGGGTGAAATGTTGCCAAGAAATGAGACACTTGGAGGCTACATCTTTGTATGCAACAATGAAACAATGCAAGAAGATCTTCGTCGCCAACTTTTtg ggCTTCCACAGAAATATAAGGACTCTGTAAGGGCAATAACTCCTGGATTGCCTCTTTTTCTCTATAACTATACTGCCCACCAGCTTCATGGAGTTTTCCAG gcTGTAAGTTTTGGAGGGTCAAACATTGACCCAACTGCTTGGGAAGATAAGAAATGCAGAGGAGAATCAAGATTTCCAGCCCAG